A window of the Acidobacteriota bacterium genome harbors these coding sequences:
- a CDS encoding sigma-54 dependent transcriptional regulator, with amino-acid sequence MSLSDPARSEDAPATERPPASILVVEDRDSLRRLLCRALEQEGFRPEPVEDGARAIQRLSQAGYDLVLTDLKLPGASGLEVLAASRRCKPQPPVVVMTAFGTVSDAVEAMKLGAFDFLEKPVEVDTLLELVSTAVRPGEGVFEPSGGPVIVGSHPLLRAALRLLQRVAPTDSTVLLTGESGTGKELFAQALHQLSSRASGPFVAVNCAALPAELMENELFGHEKGAFTGADRRQAGRFEVASKGTLFLDEIGELPLAVQAKVLRVLEERTFERVGGSRTLTADVRLVAATNRPLAEMVEAGSFRADLYYRLEIFPIELPPLRRRPSDLAPLARHLLRGIAQRLGRPALRLSKEAEAALGTHQWPGNVRELANVLERTAIVAEGPRLDAEDLEPFLADRRDASEADGDDEENRLRRALEEADGDKRRAADLLGVSYRTVLRRVQQYDLEGYPKYRS; translated from the coding sequence ATGAGCCTCTCGGATCCTGCCCGCTCAGAAGACGCTCCGGCCACCGAGCGACCGCCAGCGTCCATCCTGGTGGTGGAGGATCGCGATTCCCTGCGCCGGCTGCTGTGCCGCGCCTTGGAGCAAGAAGGCTTCCGGCCGGAACCGGTGGAGGACGGTGCTCGGGCCATCCAGCGGCTGTCTCAGGCCGGCTACGATCTGGTGCTTACGGACCTCAAGCTGCCCGGCGCCTCGGGGCTCGAAGTGCTGGCCGCCAGCCGTCGTTGCAAGCCCCAGCCACCGGTGGTGGTGATGACCGCCTTCGGCACCGTGAGCGACGCGGTGGAGGCGATGAAGCTCGGCGCCTTCGACTTCCTGGAGAAGCCGGTGGAGGTGGACACCCTGCTGGAGCTGGTGAGCACCGCGGTGCGACCCGGCGAAGGAGTCTTCGAACCTTCCGGCGGGCCGGTCATCGTCGGTTCCCATCCGCTGCTCCGGGCGGCCCTGCGGCTACTGCAGCGAGTCGCCCCCACCGACAGCACCGTCCTCCTCACCGGCGAGAGCGGTACCGGCAAGGAGCTCTTCGCCCAGGCCCTACATCAGCTCTCGTCCCGAGCCTCCGGTCCCTTCGTGGCGGTCAACTGCGCCGCACTGCCCGCAGAGCTGATGGAGAACGAGCTCTTCGGTCACGAGAAGGGAGCGTTCACCGGCGCCGACCGGCGCCAGGCGGGGCGTTTCGAGGTGGCCTCCAAGGGAACTCTCTTCCTCGACGAAATCGGCGAGCTCCCCCTGGCGGTGCAGGCGAAGGTCCTGCGGGTGCTGGAGGAGCGCACCTTCGAGCGGGTGGGCGGCAGCCGCACCCTCACCGCCGACGTGCGGCTGGTGGCCGCCACCAACCGTCCGCTGGCAGAGATGGTGGAGGCCGGCAGTTTTCGGGCGGACCTCTACTACCGGCTGGAGATCTTCCCCATCGAGCTGCCGCCGCTACGCCGGCGCCCGTCGGATCTGGCGCCTCTGGCTCGCCACCTGCTGCGGGGCATCGCCCAGCGGCTGGGGCGACCAGCCCTTCGGCTGTCGAAGGAGGCAGAGGCGGCCCTCGGGACCCATCAATGGCCGGGCAATGTACGGGAGCTGGCCAACGTCTTGGAACGCACCGCCATCGTCGCCGAGGGCCCGCGGCTGGACGCCGAGGACTTGGAGCCGTTCCTGGCGGACCGCCGGGACGCCTCCGAAGCGGACGGGGACGACGAAGAGAACAGACTACGGCGTGCGCTGGAGGAAGCCGACGGCGACAAGCGACGGGCGGCGGACTTGCTGGGGGTGAGCTACCGAACGGTACTGCGACGGGTCCAGCAATACGATCTGGAGGGGTATCCGAAGTATCGGTCGTAG
- the selA gene encoding L-seryl-tRNA(Sec) selenium transferase, with protein MSASSTPDLRRRLPAVDRLLGESTVSELIGLYGREAVRVQAQRQLDHLRDRIAAWQGGDDDASARLETALEELPGSLARRLQEQFGTPLRRVLNATGIFLHTNLGRAPLPPEITERLPALLDAYCDLEMDLDSGRRGDRNYRVESLLCALTGAPRSLVVNNNAAAMVLVLATLARGRRVLVSRGELVEIGGSFRIPDMLTAAGAELVEVGTTNRTRLEDYAAALEGNIRDGSIQDGDSGDGGVGLLLKVFPSNYRISGFTASVSPAELAKLGREHGVPLLVDEGSGLLRPHNAPQLRDHPSFQQLLADGCDLVCGSGDKLLGGPQAGLLAGRDDLITRCRRHPFSRALRPDRSALATLELVLRHHLLDRPLPMDRLWPDGAAHEERLSAMARRLSSALEGVHIVDADGFVGGGSAPERPVTGRALALPGSESLLRRLRLGKPAVVGYLRDGRLILDLRTVHSQDDEALISAVLAAASHLQESRS; from the coding sequence ATGAGCGCATCGTCCACGCCTGATCTCCGACGCCGGCTGCCGGCCGTCGACCGCTTGCTCGGCGAGTCCACGGTCAGCGAGCTCATTGGATTATACGGACGGGAGGCGGTGCGGGTCCAAGCTCAGCGACAGCTGGACCATCTCCGGGACCGCATCGCCGCCTGGCAAGGAGGCGATGACGATGCCTCCGCCAGGCTGGAGACAGCCTTGGAAGAGCTGCCCGGGAGCCTCGCCCGCCGGCTGCAGGAGCAGTTCGGCACTCCCCTGCGGCGGGTTCTCAACGCCACCGGCATCTTTCTCCACACCAACCTCGGCCGGGCGCCGCTGCCGCCGGAGATCACCGAGCGCCTCCCCGCCCTGCTCGACGCCTACTGCGACCTGGAGATGGACCTCGACAGCGGCCGCCGGGGCGACCGCAACTATCGGGTGGAGAGCCTGCTGTGCGCCCTCACCGGTGCTCCCCGCAGCCTGGTGGTAAACAACAACGCCGCCGCCATGGTACTGGTCCTCGCCACCCTCGCCCGCGGGCGCCGCGTACTGGTGTCCCGGGGAGAATTGGTGGAAATCGGCGGCTCGTTCCGCATCCCCGACATGCTCACCGCCGCCGGAGCCGAGCTGGTGGAAGTGGGCACCACCAACCGCACCCGCCTGGAGGACTACGCCGCGGCCCTGGAAGGCAACATTCGGGACGGTAGCATTCAGGACGGCGACTCCGGCGATGGGGGCGTCGGCCTGCTGCTCAAGGTTTTTCCCAGCAATTACCGCATCAGCGGCTTCACCGCCTCGGTGTCCCCGGCAGAGCTGGCGAAGCTGGGACGAGAGCACGGCGTGCCACTGCTGGTGGACGAAGGCAGCGGCCTGCTACGCCCCCACAATGCCCCCCAGCTGCGGGACCACCCCAGCTTCCAACAGCTGCTGGCGGACGGCTGCGACCTGGTCTGCGGCAGCGGCGACAAGCTCCTAGGGGGGCCACAGGCCGGGCTGCTGGCGGGACGGGATGACTTGATCACCCGGTGCCGGCGCCATCCCTTCTCTCGCGCCCTACGACCGGACCGGTCGGCCCTGGCGACCCTCGAGCTGGTGTTGCGGCACCACCTCTTGGATCGGCCGCTGCCGATGGATCGCCTGTGGCCGGATGGGGCAGCTCACGAGGAACGGCTCTCCGCCATGGCCCGGCGCCTGAGCTCCGCCCTGGAGGGAGTCCACATCGTCGACGCCGACGGGTTCGTCGGAGGCGGCTCCGCTCCGGAGCGACCGGTGACGGGCAGAGCCCTGGCACTCCCCGGCAGCGAATCCCTCCTGCGCCGCCTGCGCCTGGGCAAGCCGGCGGTGGTGGGCTACTTGCGGGACGGCCGGCTAATTCTCGATCTGCGCACCGTCCACTCGCAGGACGACGAGGCGCTGATCTCGGCGGTGCTGGCGGCGGCCAGCCACCTTCAGGAATCCAGGTCATGA
- a CDS encoding tetratricopeptide repeat protein — translation MKKTIPWVLVLASIIAGGALVAMTTTPPNLSKALEAQQQRVTENPADPAAYNDLGNLLVLAERLDEAEEAYREAIDLAPEEAQAHFNLALLLQRTRQPGAAAKQLQTVLDLEPENAWAHYQLGSIYEGKGSKGQAIHHYGRAFALDHRLADAKFNPQVIENRLVVESMLKGYPEVAARPIAPSAYGGPGPIRDLMIARDAMEDLIEDENGEGEDAMAAESEMGQSEMDKSEMGKSGEARSQASWAGSEDSEEPAAGALPAGEAGDEMVEEDDEPRTRVLNSSSIDRGSATGQAVPMGRGRSSARGRSSGGRSTTTFGSGTRTTRPSRSTSSGRSGTRSRVPYVPPSSSTGSLDLDLIPQRYRGVAPSETQPVGASPAG, via the coding sequence GTGAAGAAAACCATCCCCTGGGTTCTGGTTCTGGCCTCGATCATCGCCGGCGGCGCTCTGGTCGCCATGACCACCACGCCGCCCAATCTATCCAAGGCCCTGGAAGCCCAGCAGCAGCGGGTGACCGAGAATCCCGCCGACCCCGCGGCCTACAACGACCTGGGGAATCTTCTGGTCCTGGCCGAGCGCCTCGACGAGGCGGAGGAGGCCTACCGCGAGGCTATCGATCTGGCTCCCGAGGAGGCCCAGGCCCACTTCAATCTGGCCTTGCTGCTGCAGCGGACTCGCCAGCCCGGGGCCGCCGCCAAACAGCTCCAGACCGTCCTCGACCTCGAGCCGGAGAATGCCTGGGCTCACTATCAGCTGGGCTCGATCTACGAGGGCAAGGGCTCCAAGGGCCAGGCGATCCATCACTACGGCCGCGCCTTCGCCCTCGACCATCGGCTGGCGGACGCCAAGTTCAATCCCCAGGTGATCGAGAATCGGCTGGTGGTGGAGTCGATGCTCAAGGGTTACCCGGAGGTCGCCGCGCGGCCCATCGCCCCGTCGGCCTACGGAGGGCCGGGGCCGATCCGGGATCTGATGATCGCCCGAGACGCCATGGAAGACCTCATCGAGGACGAGAACGGCGAGGGTGAGGACGCCATGGCCGCGGAGTCCGAAATGGGCCAATCCGAGATGGACAAGTCCGAGATGGGCAAGTCCGGGGAGGCCCGCTCCCAGGCGAGCTGGGCGGGGAGCGAGGACTCGGAGGAACCGGCGGCGGGAGCCCTGCCGGCCGGTGAGGCCGGCGATGAGATGGTCGAAGAGGACGATGAGCCCCGCACCCGCGTGCTCAACTCCAGCAGCATCGACCGCGGCAGCGCCACCGGTCAGGCGGTGCCCATGGGCCGCGGCCGCTCCAGCGCCCGCGGTCGCAGCAGCGGTGGCCGGAGCACTACCACCTTCGGGAGCGGGACCCGCACGACCCGTCCGTCCCGGTCTACCTCCTCCGGCCGTTCCGGCACCCGCAGCCGGGTCCCCTACGTGCCGCCTTCCAGCAGCACCGGCAGCTTGGATCTGGACCTCATTCCCCAGCGCTACCGCGGGGTGGCTCCGTCGGAGACTCAACCCGTCGGTGCTTCACCGGCGGGCTGA
- a CDS encoding metallopeptidase TldD-related protein yields the protein MTSPAVAETLAVLSRLDDGRYEEVEVYAKRGRSRRLERRDGRSHSTTSKEQGWAVRAGDRRGSFFAAGEGPPRPDAVWPEADGRPLRLPTPVVAPPWKEPSDFDAPLIGEAEGHTLLDAISRALEEELASARLMHAALEDGAFEVEIASRRDVAVRHRGRLAALRLEARDREKPEIRAELYLAEREARRFEPGSLARRLADLLTVQRLGRPRQRDRGELLLAPPVMVRMLEGLLPLFVGPNAGRRAAELSSRRGRLGSEALTVLDDGRLPGGVLEAPVDGEGVATREVLIADRGKFRQALVPWWQGQEGQTRPIGCSRRPGWRDLPRAGATHLYLRPRPNVRASELLQEVTRGYYLLDTTGPGHFELEEDSFRLPVCGFEVRGGRATSPITGTHLCGSITAFFHGLQGVARDLQLLPFGAMIGSPSALVTGLELRGPA from the coding sequence ATGACCTCGCCGGCGGTGGCGGAAACTCTGGCAGTGCTCTCCCGCCTCGATGACGGCCGCTACGAGGAGGTAGAGGTCTACGCCAAGCGCGGACGCTCCCGGCGGCTGGAACGCCGCGACGGCCGCAGCCATTCCACCACCAGCAAGGAGCAAGGCTGGGCGGTGCGGGCCGGCGACCGCCGGGGGTCGTTCTTCGCTGCCGGCGAAGGACCACCGCGGCCGGATGCGGTCTGGCCCGAGGCCGATGGCCGGCCGCTACGCTTGCCGACACCGGTGGTGGCGCCCCCGTGGAAGGAACCTTCGGACTTCGACGCCCCGCTGATTGGCGAAGCGGAAGGCCACACCCTCCTGGACGCCATCTCCCGCGCCCTGGAAGAGGAGCTGGCCAGCGCCCGATTGATGCACGCAGCCCTGGAGGACGGCGCCTTCGAGGTGGAGATCGCCAGCCGGCGAGACGTGGCGGTGCGCCACCGCGGGCGGCTGGCGGCCTTGCGTCTGGAAGCCCGAGACCGCGAGAAGCCGGAAATTCGCGCCGAGCTCTACCTAGCGGAGCGCGAGGCCCGGCGCTTCGAGCCCGGCAGCCTGGCTCGGCGGCTAGCGGACTTGCTGACGGTGCAACGACTGGGCCGGCCCCGGCAGCGGGACCGCGGGGAGCTGCTGCTAGCACCGCCGGTGATGGTGCGCATGCTGGAGGGGCTGCTTCCCCTCTTCGTAGGCCCCAACGCTGGCCGCCGCGCCGCCGAGCTGTCGAGCCGCCGGGGACGCCTGGGCAGCGAGGCGTTGACGGTGCTCGACGACGGCCGCCTTCCCGGCGGCGTGCTGGAAGCACCGGTAGACGGTGAGGGAGTAGCCACTCGCGAGGTGTTGATCGCCGACCGAGGCAAGTTCCGGCAGGCTCTGGTTCCATGGTGGCAGGGGCAGGAAGGCCAGACCCGCCCCATCGGTTGCAGCCGCCGGCCGGGCTGGCGGGATCTGCCCCGCGCCGGAGCCACCCACCTCTATCTACGGCCGCGCCCCAACGTGCGCGCTTCGGAGCTCCTGCAGGAGGTCACCCGCGGCTACTACCTTCTGGACACCACCGGGCCGGGGCATTTCGAGCTCGAGGAGGACTCCTTCCGGCTGCCGGTCTGCGGCTTCGAAGTGCGCGGCGGTCGAGCCACCTCGCCGATCACCGGGACCCACCTATGCGGCTCCATCACCGCCTTTTTCCACGGCCTTCAGGGCGTCGCCCGAGATCTTCAGCTGCTGCCTTTCGGCGCGATGATCGGCAGCCCCAGCGCATTGGTCACCGGCCTGGAGCTCCGCGGCCCGGCCTGA
- a CDS encoding TldD/PmbA family protein — MPFDSLDTAAVARALSQIADQEEDLADAFFERSETVTLPPDDEPPGVRVVREEGFAVRLVRGEKSWMAARDGMEPRAFSEALRQVARAMPAAAYPEPRLEVASWEPAVAVEELATFVPDLQRRLRERHVAFPLQLTVQRHRRWVQVVGPQLVPEPQTEHFYSCSADQPWGRFGTLLPALDEEYKDRVAEELLEAFKARHAQPPEGFRGTVVLAPNASAVLLHEAVAHALEADTLALGGRPDSAVGVPLGASGLDILDDPEAAPEGVRRSADDEGIATSRRWLLRDGVVEQPLADRFWAAGSERLSPGAGRRSSRFLPPAPRSTHLEVLPGELSDQDLLADAEGLYVNAAERGSLDPLTGVFRLVIPHARRIRQGEIADPVGRCVLQGRVGDLLTLVVGIGSRVQRAGAGWCAKGGQKLPVWASTPALRLEGVEVTS, encoded by the coding sequence CGTTGCCGCCGGACGACGAGCCGCCGGGGGTTCGGGTGGTCCGTGAGGAGGGGTTTGCGGTGCGGCTGGTGCGGGGGGAGAAGAGCTGGATGGCGGCGCGGGATGGGATGGAACCGCGGGCTTTTTCCGAAGCGTTGCGGCAGGTGGCCCGGGCGATGCCGGCGGCGGCGTATCCCGAACCGCGGCTGGAAGTTGCTTCCTGGGAACCAGCGGTCGCGGTGGAGGAGCTGGCGACCTTCGTGCCCGATCTCCAGCGGCGCCTGCGGGAACGCCACGTGGCCTTCCCCCTCCAGCTGACGGTGCAGCGGCACCGGCGGTGGGTGCAGGTGGTGGGCCCCCAGCTGGTGCCCGAGCCCCAAACAGAACATTTCTACAGCTGCTCTGCGGACCAGCCCTGGGGCCGCTTCGGGACCCTCCTGCCAGCCCTCGACGAAGAGTACAAGGATCGGGTGGCGGAGGAGCTTCTGGAAGCCTTCAAAGCTCGTCATGCCCAGCCGCCGGAGGGATTTCGGGGCACCGTGGTGCTGGCGCCCAACGCCAGCGCGGTGCTGCTTCATGAGGCCGTGGCCCATGCCCTGGAGGCGGACACTCTGGCTCTCGGCGGCCGGCCGGACTCGGCGGTGGGGGTGCCATTGGGGGCCAGCGGTTTGGACATTCTCGACGATCCCGAAGCGGCACCGGAGGGCGTCCGGCGCAGCGCCGACGACGAGGGTATCGCCACCAGCCGGCGCTGGCTGCTGCGCGACGGCGTGGTGGAACAGCCGCTGGCGGATCGCTTCTGGGCCGCCGGCTCGGAACGCCTGAGCCCCGGAGCGGGACGCCGTAGCAGCCGCTTCCTGCCGCCGGCACCCCGCTCCACCCACCTGGAAGTGCTGCCGGGAGAGCTCAGCGACCAAGATCTCCTCGCCGACGCCGAGGGCCTCTATGTCAACGCCGCCGAGCGCGGCTCTCTCGATCCCCTCACCGGCGTCTTCCGGCTGGTGATCCCCCACGCCCGGAGGATCCGCCAGGGAGAGATCGCCGACCCCGTGGGCCGCTGCGTCCTGCAGGGGCGAGTGGGAGATCTGCTGACCCTGGTGGTCGGAATCGGCAGCCGGGTGCAGCGGGCCGGTGCCGGCTGGTGCGCCAAGGGCGGCCAGAAACTACCGGTATGGGCGTCGACACCCGCGCTGCGCCTGGAGGGAGTGGAGGTGACCTCATGA